Proteins encoded in a region of the Ursus arctos isolate Adak ecotype North America unplaced genomic scaffold, UrsArc2.0 scaffold_2, whole genome shotgun sequence genome:
- the CACYBP gene encoding calcyclin-binding protein isoform X1 → MASALEELQKDLEEVKVLLEKATRKRVRDALTAEKAKIETEIKNKMQQKSQRKAELLDSEKPAAVVAPITTGYTVKISNYGWDQSDKFVKIYITLTGVHQVPTENVQVHFTERSFDLLVKNLNGKSYSMIVNNLLKPISVEGSSKKVKTDTVLILCRKKAENTRWDYLTQVEKECKEKEKPSYDTETDPSEGLMNVLKKIYEDGDDDMKRTINKAWVESREKQAKGDTEF, encoded by the exons ATGGCTTCAGCTTTGGAAGAG CTACAGAAAGATCTAGAAGAGGTGAAGGTGCTGCTGGAAAAGGCCACTAGGAAAAGAGTACGTGATGCCCTTACAGCTGAAAAAGCCAAGATTGAGACAGAAATCAAGAACAAGATGCAACAGAAATCACAGAGAAAAGCAGAACTTCTTGACAGTGAAAAGCCAGCTGCTGTGGTTGCTCCTATTACAACAGGATATACAGTGAAAATCAGTAATTACG GATGGGATCAGTCAGATAAGTTTGTGAAAATCTACATTACCTTAACTGGAGTTCATCAAGTCCCCACTGAGAATGTGCAGGTGCATTTCACAGAGAG GTCATTTGATCTTTTGGTAAAGAATTTAAATGGGAAGAGTTACTCCATGATTGTGAACAATCTCTTAAAACCCATCTCTGTGGAAGGCAGTTCAAAAAAA GTCAAGACAGATACAGTTCTTATCTTAtgtagaaagaaagcagaaaacacaCGGTGGGACTACCTGACTCAGGttgaaaaagaatgcaaagagaaaga aaagCCCTCCTATGACACTGAAACAGATCCTAGTGAGGGACTGATGAATGTTCTAAAGAAAATTTATGAAGATGGAGATGATGATATGAAGCGAACCATTAATAAAGCTTGGGTGGAATCAAGAGAGAAGCAAGCCAAAGGAGACACAGAATTTTAA
- the CACYBP gene encoding calcyclin-binding protein isoform X2: MQQKSQRKAELLDSEKPAAVVAPITTGYTVKISNYGWDQSDKFVKIYITLTGVHQVPTENVQVHFTERSFDLLVKNLNGKSYSMIVNNLLKPISVEGSSKKVKTDTVLILCRKKAENTRWDYLTQVEKECKEKEKPSYDTETDPSEGLMNVLKKIYEDGDDDMKRTINKAWVESREKQAKGDTEF; this comes from the exons ATGCAACAGAAATCACAGAGAAAAGCAGAACTTCTTGACAGTGAAAAGCCAGCTGCTGTGGTTGCTCCTATTACAACAGGATATACAGTGAAAATCAGTAATTACG GATGGGATCAGTCAGATAAGTTTGTGAAAATCTACATTACCTTAACTGGAGTTCATCAAGTCCCCACTGAGAATGTGCAGGTGCATTTCACAGAGAG GTCATTTGATCTTTTGGTAAAGAATTTAAATGGGAAGAGTTACTCCATGATTGTGAACAATCTCTTAAAACCCATCTCTGTGGAAGGCAGTTCAAAAAAA GTCAAGACAGATACAGTTCTTATCTTAtgtagaaagaaagcagaaaacacaCGGTGGGACTACCTGACTCAGGttgaaaaagaatgcaaagagaaaga aaagCCCTCCTATGACACTGAAACAGATCCTAGTGAGGGACTGATGAATGTTCTAAAGAAAATTTATGAAGATGGAGATGATGATATGAAGCGAACCATTAATAAAGCTTGGGTGGAATCAAGAGAGAAGCAAGCCAAAGGAGACACAGAATTTTAA